In the genome of Luteitalea pratensis, the window TGCCGCACCGCGGTGATGCGAACAGTGATGCCGCCGACCCCGCCGCCCGACATCGACGTCGCCGCCTGGCACGCCAGCGTCGCGCGGATCCTCGAATGGCAGCCCGAGGCACTGTTCATGACGCATTTCGGCCCCGTGACGGCCGTTGCCGCGCACCTGGGCGAACTGCTGGACCGCCTGGAGGTGATGCAGCAGCTCGCGAGGCGGCTCCTGGCCGACCAGGGCTTGTCCGAGGAGGAGCGGGAGAGCGGCTTCGTCGAGCAACTCCGCGGCATCTTCCGGCAGCAACTGTCTGAGGTGGAGCTGCGGCGCCTCGAACTCGGTGTCCCGTTTGGCATGTGCTGGGGCGGGCTCGCGCGCGCGCTGCGAAAAGCGTGAGCGCGCGCAATGCTGCAATGCCGGAGTGTCGAAAGCCGAGCTCGCCGGAACGTTGACCGCCGACCTGAAGGTCGGCGGCTACAGTCCTCGGCGGAGCCGTCGACCTTGGTCCGCACGTCGCGGCTGCACGATGACGCCCTGCAATGGCGACTCACGAGGGCGTCGCGAGCGCTCCGCGCCTGTTCGTAGGCGTCGACCTTCAGGTCGACGCAAGACTTCGCTCTCCCAGATCGCGTAGATTGCCGCCACCGATGCGCCATCTCGCCTTCCTGCCGGCCGCTGCCTGCGCGCTGGCCGTCCTGACATCCGCGCGGCCGGCCGCTGCGCAACCGGCCGATTCCCGAGTTGCACAGCTCTTTACCGACCGCTGCGCGCCCTGCCACGGCGGTGACGGGCGAGGCGCGGAGCGCGGCCCGGACATCGTGACGACCCCGGCCGCGGGCCGCCGGTCAGCCGCCGACGTCGCACGGGTGATTCGCGAGGGCATTCCCGGCGGTGGCATGCCGCCGGTCGCGCTGGCCACCGGCGACATCGACGTAGTCGCTGGGCACGTCCGCGCACTCGTGGATCAGGCAAAGACGCCGCCGTCATGGCCGCGCGTGCGCGCCATCCTCGGCGATGGCACCCTTCTCGAGGGACTGGTCCTCGCCGAGGGCGCCAGCGACGTCCACGTGCTGCGTGACGACGGTGCGTTGGCGACGGTGGAGCGCACGAAAGCGCGATCGGTCGAGACAATCGGGCGCGCGCCGATGCCGACGCTCACTCCGCGCGCCGGGCCCACACCCGTCTCGGCAGGCGACTGGGCCACGTACAACGGCGACATTGCCGGCAATCGCCACACGCGCCTGCCGCAAATCACGCCGGCCAACGTCTCCGGCTTGCGGCTCGCCTGGACGTTCGCCGTGCCAGGCGCGCGCTACCTCCGCGCGACGCCACTCGTGATCGACGGCGTGATGTACGTCACCGCCCCGAACGAGGTGTTCGCCCTCGACGCCCACACCGGACGCCAGATCTGGCATGTCCGCCAGCCCCGCACGCCGGGCGTGATTGGTGACGCCGGCGCCGGCGTCAACCGCGGTGTGGCGATCGACGGCGATCGCCTCTTCATGGTGACCGACGATGCGCGGTTGCTGGCCTTGCATCGCGGCAACGGGCAGGCCCTGTGGGATACCCGCATGGCCGACTTCCGCCAGCACTACGGCGCGACGTCGGCGCCGCTGGTGGTCGGCAATCTCGTGATCACGGGAATATCGGGTGGCGACGAGGGCGCGCGCGGTTTCGTGGCTGCCCACGAGGTCGCTACGGGCCGCGAGGTCTGGCGCTTCTGGTCGGTGCCGGCGCGTGGAGAACCGGGGTCGGAGACCTGGCAGGGCACGGCGATCGATCATCCGTGCGCCGCGCCGTGGCTGACCGGGTCATACGACGCCGATCTCGATCAGTTGCTCTGGACGACCGGCAACCCGTGCCCCGACTACAACGGCAACGAACGCCGCGGCGACAACCTGTGGTCGAACTCGGTGGTCTCGCTCGATCCAAAGACCGGTGACATGCGCTGGTACTTCCAGTTCACGCCACACGATCTGAACGACTGGGACGCGGTCCAGACCGTCATTGCCGTCGATGCCCCGTTCGCAGGTAAGCCTCGCCGTTTGCTCCTCCAGGCCAACCGCAATGGCTTCTTCTACGTGCTGGATCGCGAGACGGGCAAGCCCTTGCGCGCCACGGCGTTCAGCCGCACCCTGAACTGGGCGACAGGCATCGACACCAGCGGGCGTCCACAGCGGATCGCGGGCATCGAACCGTCGGTGCGCGGCACGATCGTCTGCCCGTCGGTCGAGGGCGCCACCAACTGGATGTCGCCCGCTTACAACCCGGACACGGGGCTGTACTACGTGCAGGCGCTGGAGCGCTGCAGCGTGTTCCAGAAATCGTCGCGCGGCTTCGAGCCGGGCGAGTCGTTCTACGGCGGCAGCACGCGCCGCGTCCCTGGCGAAACCGGCGGCAAGGTCCTGCGGGCCATCGACGTCGCCACCGGCCGCATCGCCTGGGAACTGCCACAGGTCGGACAGGGCGATTCATGGGCCGGCGTCCTGTCCACGGCCTCCGGCCTGGTCTTCACGGGCGAGGACGATGGGTCGTTCACTGCGCTGGATGCGCGTGACGGGCGCCGGCTCTGGCAGTTCGCCGCCAATGCGGCATGGCGCGCTTCGCCGATGACCTACACGGCACGCGGCCGCCAGCACGTCGCGATTGCCGGCGGCGGGGTCGTTTACGCGTTCGCGCTGGCGCAACAGTGAGCGCTCACCTGAGATGCCGCGATGCCGCGATGCCGAATGCGGAAATTCGAAGAGCAAAGGCCCAAGGCCGAAGGACCACCGCCGGAACCTGACCGTCGACCTGACTTGTCCGCCGTAGCCTTGGCGAAGGTGGAAGGTCGACGGCTACGGGAGAAAACGCCGACCGCTGAACGCCGAACGCTGGAACTCGAAGGCCGAAGGCCGAAAAGAGGAAGGCCGAGTCCTGCCGTGAGGTGTAGCCGTCGAGCTTGCTCGACGGGCGCCTCATGACGGCGCAGGAATCAGCGCGCTTCGCATCGGTCGGTGTACAGTTCCGCGCATGCGCAGAGCCGTCCTGTTTGCCGCCCTCGGCCTCCTCGTGTCTCCGCTCGCCGCGCAGGGGCCGGCCGAGTACGACTTCCTCATCAAGGGCGGTCGTGTCATCGACCCGCGCAACTCGCTCGACGCGGTGC includes:
- a CDS encoding PQQ-binding-like beta-propeller repeat protein, with the protein product MRHLAFLPAAACALAVLTSARPAAAQPADSRVAQLFTDRCAPCHGGDGRGAERGPDIVTTPAAGRRSAADVARVIREGIPGGGMPPVALATGDIDVVAGHVRALVDQAKTPPSWPRVRAILGDGTLLEGLVLAEGASDVHVLRDDGALATVERTKARSVETIGRAPMPTLTPRAGPTPVSAGDWATYNGDIAGNRHTRLPQITPANVSGLRLAWTFAVPGARYLRATPLVIDGVMYVTAPNEVFALDAHTGRQIWHVRQPRTPGVIGDAGAGVNRGVAIDGDRLFMVTDDARLLALHRGNGQALWDTRMADFRQHYGATSAPLVVGNLVITGISGGDEGARGFVAAHEVATGREVWRFWSVPARGEPGSETWQGTAIDHPCAAPWLTGSYDADLDQLLWTTGNPCPDYNGNERRGDNLWSNSVVSLDPKTGDMRWYFQFTPHDLNDWDAVQTVIAVDAPFAGKPRRLLLQANRNGFFYVLDRETGKPLRATAFSRTLNWATGIDTSGRPQRIAGIEPSVRGTIVCPSVEGATNWMSPAYNPDTGLYYVQALERCSVFQKSSRGFEPGESFYGGSTRRVPGETGGKVLRAIDVATGRIAWELPQVGQGDSWAGVLSTASGLVFTGEDDGSFTALDARDGRRLWQFAANAAWRASPMTYTARGRQHVAIAGGGVVYAFALAQQ